Proteins co-encoded in one Papilio machaon chromosome 24, ilPapMach1.1, whole genome shotgun sequence genomic window:
- the LOC106716839 gene encoding uncharacterized protein LOC106716839, which produces MCETVPFFRKYCGFISLQLGLLFISIQSIVTGVLGLSIIEVQTNMDYTQAKNFTELLRSTGANHVLTNLDTSITYGFTLIFFVYIFLGVILLIATFWDNESLLLTFVWGTFLNVAFGYSILGGLAIVCIMEDTCLFSSMDWISASLVFILMVLFFTLWLYYGFVAHSYVEDKKNFTEDNNN; this is translated from the exons atGTGTGAGACTGTACCATTTTTCAGAAAGTATtgtggttttatttcattacaacttgGATTGCTTTTTATAAGCATACAAAGTATT GTAACTGGTGTTTTAGGGCTATCTATAATAGAAGTACAAACGAACATGGATTATACTCAAGCAAAGAATTTCACAGAATTACTAC gaTCAACGGGTGCAAATCATGTGCTAACAAATCTTGACACCTCAATAACTTATGGATTTACTTTGATATTCTTTGTGTACATATTTTTGGGTGTCATTTTACTTATTGCGACATTTtgg GATAATGAATCATTACTTCTGACATTTGTTTGGGGCACATTTTTGAATGTAGCTTTTGGATATTCCATTCTTGGGGGACTGGCGATAGTATGCATAATGGAGGATACGTGTTTGTTCAGCTCTATGGACTGGATATCAGCCTCCTTGGTTTTCATACTAATGGTATTGtttttcactc TGTGGTTGTATTATGGATTTGTCGCACACAGTTATGTCGAagataagaaaaattttaccgaagataataataattaa